A section of the Telopea speciosissima isolate NSW1024214 ecotype Mountain lineage chromosome 3, Tspe_v1, whole genome shotgun sequence genome encodes:
- the LOC122653677 gene encoding E3 ubiquitin-protein ligase MPSR1-like, which translates to MAANPDASDVSSFVEQLERRSRDLSLRLPLILGISSSSTTREPSSDSDQESEERRMDRIILINPITQGMIVIEGGRSLESLLRDALTKEGLPPASKASIEEMPTVEITLEDLDKECSICLDGWEIGGEAKEMPCKHRHHAGCIEKWLRMHGSCPVCRFEMPNDEEECRKRGRGDHDGDSEDDEGRERRADRGEIWVTFSFSNSSDGDRDSTTTTTTTATESSSDSSPNTSNDDGTSNNSNP; encoded by the coding sequence ATGGCAGCCAACCCAGATGCGTCTGACGTATCATCATTCGTGGAGCAACTGGAAAGGAGGAGCAGGGATCTATCTCTGCGTCTTCCCCTCATACTGGGGATATCGAGTAGCTCTACGACGAGAGAACCCAGTAGCGATTCAGATCAAGAAAGTGAGGAAAGGAGGATGGATCGTATCATCCTCATAAACCCTATAACCCAGGGTATGATCGTGATCGAAGGGGGTAGGAGTTTGGAATCTCTGCTTCGAGATGCCTTGACCAAAGAAGGTTTGCCTCCGGCATCGAAAGCCTCTATCGAGGAGATGCCGACGGTGGAAATTACCCTAGAGGATTTGGATAAGGAGTGTTCGATCTGTTTGGATGGATGGGAAATTGGTGGGGAGGCAAAGGAGATGCCCTGCAAGCACAGGCACCATGCGGGTTGTATAGAGAAGTGGTTGAGGATGCACGGGTCTTGCCCTGTTTGCAGGTTTGAGATGCCGAATGACGAAGAGGAGTGTAGGAAGAGAGGCCGTGGTGATCATGATGGAGATAGTGAAGATGatgaagggagagagaggagggctGATAGGGGAGAGATTTGGgtcactttctctttctctaataGCAGTGATGGTGATAGggattcaacaacaacaactactactACTGCAACTGAGTCTTCTTCTGATTCTTCTCCAAACACTTCCAATGACGATGGAACATCAAATAATTCTAACCCTTAG